Proteins from a genomic interval of Kitasatospora kifunensis:
- a CDS encoding AMP-binding protein produces MQTALSIMDFLDRAELVYGDRVGIIDEPDQPAASWGELTYRRIAELARAQAAGLDRLGIGRGERVAIVSQNSARLLTSFFGVSGFGRILVPINFRLKAEEIAYIVKQSGASLLLVDPELDEALAGVECAHRRVIGAATDAELYAFDQEPVRYPIDENDTATINFTSGTTARPKGVQLTHRNNWLNATLMALHFGASDRDVYLHILPMFHVNGWGLPYGLTGLGAQHIVLRKVDGTEILRRVARHGVTLLSGAPAVVTAVLDAAAAWDGPVPGRDRVRMIVAGAPPPTSVVQRVESELGWEFMQLYGLSETSPLVTVNRSRAEWDQLPPAERAEKLVRAGAPALGTRLRVDEEGEVLVRSNTALDGYWERPDETAAALRDGWFHTGDGGTLHEGYLTISDRKKDVIITGGENVSSIEVEDVLYDHPAVAEVAVIGVPDEKWGETILALVVLKPGAAADQAALIAHCKTRAAGYKAPTRVEFRETLPRTSTGKLQKFLLREPYWNGRERAVN; encoded by the coding sequence ATGCAGACCGCACTATCCATCATGGACTTCCTGGACCGGGCCGAGCTGGTGTACGGCGACCGGGTCGGCATCATCGACGAGCCCGACCAGCCCGCCGCCTCCTGGGGCGAACTGACCTACCGCCGGATCGCCGAGCTGGCCCGGGCGCAGGCCGCCGGGCTGGACCGGCTGGGGATCGGACGGGGCGAGCGGGTGGCGATCGTCTCGCAGAACTCGGCCCGGCTGCTCACCTCCTTCTTCGGGGTGAGCGGCTTCGGGCGGATCCTGGTGCCGATCAACTTCCGGCTGAAGGCCGAGGAGATCGCCTACATCGTCAAGCAGAGCGGTGCGAGCCTGCTGCTGGTGGACCCGGAGCTGGACGAGGCGCTGGCCGGGGTGGAGTGCGCCCACCGCCGGGTGATCGGCGCCGCCACCGACGCCGAGCTCTACGCCTTCGACCAGGAGCCCGTGCGGTACCCGATCGACGAGAACGACACCGCGACGATCAACTTCACCAGCGGAACCACCGCCCGCCCCAAGGGTGTTCAGCTCACTCACCGGAACAACTGGCTGAACGCCACACTGATGGCCCTGCACTTCGGCGCGTCCGATCGGGACGTGTACCTGCACATTCTGCCCATGTTCCACGTGAACGGCTGGGGCCTGCCCTACGGACTGACCGGGCTCGGCGCCCAGCACATCGTGCTCCGCAAGGTGGACGGGACCGAGATCCTGCGCCGGGTGGCCCGGCACGGCGTGACCCTGCTGAGCGGGGCGCCCGCCGTGGTCACCGCCGTGCTGGACGCGGCGGCGGCATGGGACGGACCGGTGCCGGGCCGCGACCGGGTGCGGATGATCGTGGCCGGCGCTCCCCCGCCGACCTCGGTGGTCCAGCGCGTGGAGAGCGAACTGGGCTGGGAGTTCATGCAGCTCTACGGCCTGAGCGAGACCTCCCCGCTCGTGACGGTGAACCGCTCGCGCGCCGAGTGGGACCAACTGCCGCCCGCCGAACGGGCCGAGAAGCTGGTCCGGGCCGGTGCGCCCGCGCTCGGCACCCGGCTGCGGGTGGACGAGGAGGGCGAGGTGCTGGTCCGCTCCAACACGGCGCTGGACGGCTACTGGGAGCGCCCGGACGAGACCGCGGCCGCGCTACGGGACGGCTGGTTCCACACCGGGGACGGCGGCACACTGCACGAGGGCTATCTGACCATCTCCGACCGGAAGAAGGACGTGATCATCACCGGCGGGGAGAACGTCAGCTCGATCGAGGTGGAGGACGTGCTCTACGACCACCCGGCGGTGGCCGAGGTGGCGGTGATCGGGGTGCCGGACGAGAAGTGGGGCGAGACGATCCTGGCGCTGGTCGTCCTGAAGCCGGGAGCGGCGGCCGACCAGGCCGCGCTGATCGCGCACTGCAAAACCCGGGCAGCCGGCTACAAGGCACCCACCCGAGTGGAGTTCCGCGAGACGCTGCCACGCACCAGCACGGGCAAACTGCAGAAGTTCCTGCTGCGCGAGCCGTACTGGAACGGGCGCGAGCGCGCGGTCAACTGA
- a CDS encoding DUF397 domain-containing protein → MTRFEWQKSSRSAANDNCVEVRTVDGLVELRESDDGDIIVRTTPVKFAKFLQGVKDGEFDHHADFS, encoded by the coding sequence ATGACTAGGTTCGAATGGCAGAAGTCCAGCCGCAGCGCAGCAAATGACAACTGCGTCGAGGTACGCACCGTCGACGGGCTGGTCGAACTCCGCGAGTCCGACGACGGCGACATCATCGTCCGCACCACGCCCGTCAAATTCGCCAAGTTCCTCCAGGGCGTCAAGGACGGCGAGTTCGACCACCACGCCGACTTCAGCTGA
- a CDS encoding ALF repeat-containing protein has product MKLARVSAVVAAVAIAPAVLLPSYANAADTGQAPGTSVPDADPGQSAQDKAAQDKAAQDKAAEEDRIAVLRMLADPSTGVSVREAAQKAMNGTPQDVRHFLEVGQFDARYIDDRVRVFQILAVGGPGVQEAAKAALRGGPEAVKQFLEVGQFKARFVDDQVRVSQIYSAGGPAVKEAAKAAIDGSAEDIKHFLEVGQFEARYQDDRVHVAQIISVGGPRVQKAGRDALNGGPEAVKHFLEVGQFDARLNDDRVRVTQIYSAGGPAVKEAAKAAIDGSAEDIKHFLEVGQFEARAKDKAAEDAAKNTPSPSPSPSGGGADANAGGGQAVRPAPADPSKPADPSKPATADAGIKPVAVTTLQAAQSVGATAAPTVTPTVAATRPGTGNAAPVPVAGHTQLAYTGAGQELPWLIGGSVVALGAGAALVRTGRRRSSLEG; this is encoded by the coding sequence ATGAAGTTGGCCCGTGTGTCGGCGGTCGTCGCCGCCGTCGCGATAGCGCCGGCCGTCCTCCTCCCGTCGTACGCGAACGCAGCCGACACCGGCCAGGCCCCCGGTACCTCGGTACCCGACGCGGACCCGGGGCAGAGCGCCCAGGACAAGGCCGCGCAGGACAAGGCCGCGCAGGACAAGGCCGCCGAGGAGGACCGGATCGCGGTCCTGCGGATGCTTGCCGACCCGAGCACGGGCGTGAGCGTCCGGGAGGCCGCGCAGAAGGCGATGAACGGGACACCGCAGGATGTGCGGCACTTCCTGGAGGTCGGCCAGTTCGACGCCCGCTACATCGACGACCGGGTGCGGGTGTTCCAGATCCTCGCTGTCGGCGGCCCCGGGGTACAGGAGGCGGCCAAGGCAGCGCTGCGCGGCGGTCCCGAGGCCGTCAAGCAGTTCCTGGAGGTCGGCCAGTTCAAGGCCCGTTTCGTGGACGACCAGGTGCGCGTGTCACAGATCTACAGCGCCGGCGGCCCCGCGGTGAAGGAGGCGGCCAAGGCGGCGATCGACGGCAGCGCGGAGGACATCAAGCACTTCCTGGAGGTGGGTCAGTTCGAGGCCCGCTACCAGGACGACCGGGTGCACGTCGCACAGATCATCAGCGTCGGCGGCCCCCGCGTGCAGAAGGCGGGCAGGGACGCGCTCAACGGTGGCCCCGAGGCCGTCAAGCACTTCCTGGAGGTCGGCCAGTTCGACGCCCGCCTCAATGACGACCGCGTGCGCGTGACCCAGATCTACAGCGCCGGCGGCCCCGCGGTGAAGGAGGCGGCCAAGGCGGCGATCGACGGCAGCGCGGAGGACATCAAGCACTTCCTGGAGGTGGGTCAGTTCGAGGCCCGCGCGAAGGACAAGGCCGCTGAGGACGCGGCCAAGAACACGCCGTCTCCGTCCCCGAGCCCGAGCGGCGGCGGTGCCGACGCAAATGCGGGCGGCGGCCAGGCCGTTCGGCCGGCCCCGGCCGACCCGAGCAAGCCTGCCGACCCGAGCAAGCCTGCCACCGCCGATGCCGGCATCAAGCCGGTGGCGGTGACGACCTTGCAGGCCGCCCAGTCCGTGGGCGCCACCGCGGCTCCCACCGTCACGCCTACCGTTGCTGCCACCAGGCCCGGAACCGGCAACGCCGCCCCGGTCCCGGTCGCCGGCCACACCCAGCTCGCCTACACCGGTGCCGGCCAAGAGCTCCCGTGGCTGATCGGCGGCTCCGTTGTCGCCCTGGGTGCCGGTGCGGCCCTGGTCCGTACCGGGCGCCGCCGCTCCTCCCTCGAGGGCTGA
- a CDS encoding YybH family protein produces MLSVVTDPATLPILFQGALNAGDVEGVLALFAPGAGMRTVTGEHITGAEALRAEIGGTVAARGKLTNVPRHALVGADTALLVTDWTMEIDGPDGSRIAPTGTTANIAHRDADGGWRFTLLNPLGTA; encoded by the coding sequence ATGCTCTCTGTCGTCACCGACCCCGCAACGCTGCCGATCCTGTTCCAGGGCGCCCTGAACGCCGGCGACGTCGAAGGCGTGCTCGCCCTGTTCGCTCCCGGCGCCGGGATGCGCACGGTGACCGGGGAGCACATCACCGGCGCCGAGGCGCTGCGGGCGGAGATCGGCGGAACCGTCGCCGCCCGCGGCAAACTGACGAACGTCCCACGGCACGCGCTGGTCGGCGCGGACACCGCCCTGCTGGTCACCGACTGGACCATGGAGATCGACGGCCCCGACGGCAGCCGGATCGCCCCGACCGGGACCACCGCCAACATCGCCCACCGGGACGCCGACGGCGGCTGGCGCTTCACGCTGCTCAACCCGCTCGGCACCGCCTGA
- a CDS encoding class II glutamine amidotransferase, whose amino-acid sequence MCRWLAYTGTPILLEELLYKPEHSLIDQSQHSRLRGEGGTTNGDGFGVGWYTEPSDDPLDADDTPALFRGLEPAWSNRNLRDLSTHVRSSLFFAHVRASSPGTAVQESNCHPFRHGRWLWMHNGGINRFPELRRDLMLAINPALFPLVEGTTDTEAMFYLALTLGLTQDVPGAVERMADLVEATAERHAVPDAVQMTLAVSDGTRLWAFRYSSSPPSPSLFYSTSASALLAVHPENENLRRVSDKTRVVVSEPLTDLSDAWLPVEESSYSVIEDGKDETFHFAPQRA is encoded by the coding sequence ATGTGCCGATGGCTGGCCTACACCGGGACACCCATCCTGCTCGAAGAGCTGCTCTACAAGCCCGAACACTCGCTGATCGACCAGAGCCAGCACTCCCGCCTCAGGGGTGAAGGCGGCACGACCAACGGCGACGGTTTCGGAGTCGGCTGGTACACCGAGCCGAGCGACGACCCACTCGACGCGGACGACACCCCGGCGCTGTTCCGCGGTCTCGAGCCGGCCTGGAGCAACCGGAACCTGCGGGACCTGTCCACCCATGTCCGCTCCAGCCTGTTCTTCGCCCACGTCCGCGCCAGCAGTCCTGGCACCGCGGTGCAGGAGAGCAACTGCCACCCGTTCCGCCACGGCCGGTGGCTGTGGATGCACAACGGCGGGATCAACCGGTTCCCGGAGCTGCGCCGGGACCTCATGCTCGCGATCAACCCCGCGCTCTTCCCCTTGGTCGAAGGCACCACCGACACCGAGGCCATGTTCTACCTCGCCCTCACCCTCGGTCTGACGCAGGACGTGCCCGGCGCGGTGGAGCGCATGGCCGACCTGGTCGAGGCCACCGCCGAGCGTCATGCCGTGCCCGACGCCGTGCAGATGACCTTGGCCGTCTCCGATGGCACCCGGCTCTGGGCCTTCCGCTACTCCAGCAGCCCCCCTTCGCCCTCGCTCTTCTACAGCACGAGCGCCAGCGCCTTGCTGGCCGTGCACCCCGAGAACGAGAACCTGCGCCGGGTCTCCGACAAGACCCGCGTGGTGGTCTCCGAACCGCTCACCGACCTGTCCGACGCCTGGCTGCCCGTCGAGGAGAGCAGCTACAGCGTCATCGAGGACGGCAAGGACGAGACGTTCCACTTCGCGCCCCAGCGTGCGTGA
- a CDS encoding SDR family NAD(P)-dependent oxidoreductase codes for MDTTAHPTTPTAHATPPHPPVAVITGASRGLGLELARALAADGWHLVITARTATELAVAEAELATRTTVVALPGTVVDDDHRAELAAAASRLGGAALLINNASTLNGAADEWAEPLPALATIPLPDLLETFEVNVLAPIALSQLVLPQLRRRGGAVLNISSDAAVEAYPGWGGYGAAKAALDHASAVLAEEEPELRVWAVDPGDLRTRLHQQACPDADLSELPPPSSVVPAFRTLWQDRPASGRYRAADLAAPADLTAHTGLTAHTDPAAAPAGAGAGV; via the coding sequence ATGGACACCACCGCGCACCCCACAACCCCCACCGCGCACGCCACACCGCCCCACCCCCCGGTCGCCGTGATCACCGGCGCCTCCCGCGGGCTCGGCCTGGAACTCGCCCGCGCCCTCGCGGCCGACGGCTGGCACCTGGTGATCACCGCCCGCACCGCCACCGAGCTGGCCGTCGCCGAGGCCGAACTCGCCACCCGCACCACGGTGGTGGCGCTGCCCGGCACCGTGGTGGACGACGACCACCGCGCCGAGCTCGCCGCAGCCGCCTCCCGCCTCGGGGGAGCCGCCCTGCTGATCAACAACGCTTCTACCCTCAACGGCGCCGCCGACGAGTGGGCCGAGCCGCTCCCCGCCCTGGCCACCATCCCGCTGCCCGACCTGCTGGAGACCTTCGAGGTCAACGTGCTCGCGCCGATCGCCCTCAGCCAGCTGGTGCTGCCGCAACTACGCCGGCGCGGTGGCGCGGTGCTCAACATCAGTTCGGACGCGGCGGTCGAGGCCTACCCGGGCTGGGGCGGTTACGGGGCCGCCAAGGCCGCGCTCGACCACGCCTCGGCCGTGCTCGCGGAGGAGGAGCCCGAGCTACGGGTCTGGGCCGTCGACCCCGGCGACCTGCGGACCCGGCTGCACCAGCAGGCCTGCCCCGACGCCGACCTGTCCGAGCTGCCGCCGCCGAGCAGCGTGGTCCCCGCCTTCCGCACGCTCTGGCAGGACCGCCCGGCCTCCGGCCGCTACCGCGCCGCAGACCTCGCGGCACCAGCAGACCTCACCGCACACACCGGCCTCACAGCACACACCGACCCTGCGGCCGCTCCAGCCGGGGCCGGAGCCGGAGTCTGA
- a CDS encoding S-adenosylmethionine:tRNA ribosyltransferase-isomerase produces the protein MPSPHLAPAATTLDFTVPPELSAPAPAEARGLRRDGVRLLVGRGGRAGAAPTAEHHTFAALPEVLRPGDLLVVNNSGTLPAALPARLPDGGLLTVHLSSAHPDPRGGHLVELRRPARAATGAAEYLPPAENPAHPGLRLTLPGGARAVLTVAFTSRLWYARLSLPAPLSDYLAAHGKAIRYGYVDRDWPLSAYQTVFAAEPGSSEMPSAARPFTAELVSALVARGVLIAPITLHTGVASPELHEAPYPERYRVPAATAALVAHVRATGGRVIAVGTTVVRALESATTPDGRTHPADDWTDLVITPARGVRAVNGLLTGWHEPRASHLLMLEAVAGRPLLAHCYREALAAGYLWHEFGDVNLLLPEGG, from the coding sequence ATGCCTTCACCACACCTCGCGCCAGCGGCCACCACCCTCGACTTCACCGTTCCACCCGAACTCTCCGCCCCCGCCCCCGCCGAGGCGCGCGGTCTGCGCCGCGATGGTGTCCGGCTGCTGGTCGGCCGCGGTGGCCGGGCGGGCGCCGCTCCCACCGCCGAGCACCACACCTTCGCCGCGCTGCCCGAAGTCCTGCGCCCGGGTGACCTGTTGGTGGTCAACAACTCGGGCACCCTGCCAGCCGCCCTTCCCGCCCGGCTGCCGGACGGTGGCCTGCTCACCGTGCATCTCTCCTCCGCCCACCCCGACCCGCGCGGCGGCCACCTGGTCGAGTTGCGCCGACCGGCTCGCGCGGCGACCGGCGCAGCGGAGTACCTGCCGCCCGCCGAGAACCCTGCTCACCCCGGCCTGCGGCTCACCCTGCCCGGCGGCGCCCGCGCCGTGCTGACCGTGGCCTTCACCTCTCGGCTCTGGTACGCCCGGCTGAGCCTGCCGGCGCCGCTGTCCGACTACCTGGCGGCTCACGGCAAGGCGATCCGGTACGGGTACGTCGACCGGGACTGGCCGCTGAGCGCCTACCAGACGGTCTTCGCCGCTGAGCCCGGCAGCAGCGAAATGCCCAGCGCCGCCCGCCCGTTCACCGCGGAGCTGGTCAGCGCGCTGGTGGCGCGCGGCGTGCTGATCGCCCCGATCACCCTGCACACCGGGGTCGCCTCGCCCGAACTGCACGAGGCGCCCTACCCGGAGCGCTACCGGGTGCCCGCGGCCACTGCCGCCCTGGTCGCCCACGTCCGGGCCACCGGCGGCCGGGTGATCGCGGTCGGCACCACGGTCGTCCGTGCCCTGGAGTCCGCCACCACACCCGACGGCCGCACCCACCCCGCCGACGACTGGACCGACCTGGTGATCACCCCGGCCCGCGGCGTCCGGGCCGTGAACGGCCTGCTCACCGGCTGGCACGAACCGCGCGCCTCGCACCTGCTGATGCTCGAAGCCGTCGCCGGCCGGCCACTCCTCGCCCACTGCTACCGCGAGGCACTGGCGGCCGGCTACCTCTGGCACGAGTTCGGAGACGTCAACCTGCTGCTGCCAGAGGGTGGTTGA
- a CDS encoding serine hydrolase domain-containing protein — MIPTGHSKGFVKARLDQMHAALAQHVGPDAVPGLVALVARDDEVHVEAIGDRAVDGAPVARDTVFRVASMTKAVTAVAALMLVEECRLRLDDPVDELLPELANRRVLRRVDGPLDDTVPAHRPITVRDLLTFTMGTGLLLVPPDSYPILQAMTVLDLGQGTPRPGIPPEPDEWLPRLGTLPLMHQPGERWLYNTGSDVLGVLVARASGQPFEQFLRERLFEPLGMGSTGFSVAPDRLARFTTCYWTDPTTGERVVYDEAAGGEWATPPAFPSGAAGLVSTVDDFLAFSRMLLDGGRLDGERILSRASVALLSSDQLTPEQKAASGLSPDFFATHGWGYGVRVVTRQTEIGHPVHQYGWNGGLGSSWAIDPVDRVIGIILTSRAFTSPTAPPVVQDFWTSAYQALAD; from the coding sequence ATGATTCCCACCGGCCACAGCAAGGGCTTCGTCAAGGCCCGCCTCGACCAGATGCACGCCGCCCTGGCCCAGCACGTCGGGCCGGACGCCGTGCCGGGCCTGGTCGCCCTGGTAGCCCGCGATGACGAGGTGCACGTCGAGGCGATCGGCGACCGGGCGGTCGACGGCGCACCGGTGGCCCGGGACACCGTCTTCCGAGTCGCCTCGATGACCAAGGCGGTCACCGCGGTCGCCGCCCTGATGCTGGTCGAGGAGTGCCGGCTGCGGCTGGACGATCCGGTCGACGAGCTGCTGCCGGAGCTGGCCAACCGCCGGGTGCTGCGCCGAGTGGACGGTCCGCTCGACGACACCGTCCCGGCTCACCGCCCGATCACCGTGCGCGATCTGCTCACCTTCACCATGGGCACCGGCCTGCTGCTGGTGCCACCGGACAGCTACCCGATCCTGCAGGCGATGACGGTGCTCGATCTCGGCCAGGGGACACCGCGCCCCGGCATCCCGCCCGAGCCGGACGAGTGGCTGCCCCGCCTTGGCACGCTGCCACTCATGCACCAGCCCGGTGAGCGCTGGCTCTACAACACCGGTTCGGACGTGCTCGGCGTGCTGGTCGCGCGCGCGAGCGGGCAGCCGTTCGAGCAGTTCCTGCGCGAGCGCCTGTTCGAGCCGCTGGGCATGGGCAGCACCGGTTTCTCGGTCGCCCCGGACCGGTTGGCCCGGTTCACCACCTGCTACTGGACCGACCCGACCACCGGCGAACGGGTCGTGTACGACGAGGCGGCGGGCGGCGAGTGGGCCACTCCCCCGGCCTTCCCGTCCGGTGCGGCCGGCCTGGTCTCCACCGTGGACGACTTCCTGGCTTTCAGCCGGATGCTGCTGGACGGCGGCCGCCTCGACGGGGAGCGGATTCTCTCCCGGGCCTCGGTGGCGCTACTGAGCAGCGACCAGCTGACGCCGGAGCAGAAGGCGGCCTCCGGCCTCTCCCCGGACTTCTTCGCCACACACGGCTGGGGCTACGGGGTGCGGGTGGTCACCCGGCAGACCGAGATCGGGCACCCGGTGCACCAGTACGGCTGGAACGGCGGCCTCGGCTCCTCCTGGGCGATCGACCCGGTGGACCGGGTGATCGGCATCATCCTGACCTCGCGGGCGTTCACCTCACCGACCGCGCCGCCGGTGGTGCAGGACTTCTGGACCTCGGCGTACCAGGCACTGGCAGACTGA